A genome region from Eurosta solidaginis isolate ZX-2024a chromosome 2, ASM4086904v1, whole genome shotgun sequence includes the following:
- the Patsas gene encoding LOW QUALITY PROTEIN: uncharacterized protein Patsas (The sequence of the model RefSeq protein was modified relative to this genomic sequence to represent the inferred CDS: deleted 2 bases in 2 codons), producing the protein MVAEEDSAVNTEERPNSPPTLRRGGRAGMGMNSVGSGSRTGHNAQGNETIDEHDDSNLLLFEGIDGALAHLDDIFDIIKNGEVTDVESLVEKFGIECLSARDRHGYTPGHWVALNGNVEMMRYLIERNAPVDLPCLGTQGPRPIHWACRKGHAAVVQVLLQAGVAVNAADFKGLTPLMSACMYGKTATAAYLLGMGALNHLTDINGDTALHWAAYKGHADLMRLLMYSGVELQKTDNFGSTPLHLACLSGNMTCVRLLCEKSIMDLEPRDKNGKTPIMLAQAHQHQDIVRLLYNEVKKKSRWIPSLSEIWGWLFGGAGDSKGPLLLFLFSVLLWGYPMYMIRAIPITWNILRRSHYCFIYWNAVMWISWVIANRRDPGYIPLSSDAYYRAIKQIPYFDKLKKRNVILTRLCHSCRCLRPLRAKHCRVCNRCVSYFDHHCPFIYNCVGLRNRMWFFLFVLSVAVNCSFTIYFACYCVMIEGFTLLYVLGLLEAVLFCGLGWILTCTSILHACMNLTTNEMFNYKRYPYLRDKRGRYQNPFSRGPILNLLEFFVCLPDRSDENDLLMEDNI; encoded by the exons ATGGTAGCCGAAGAAGATAGCGCCGTCAACACTGAAGAGCGTCCGAATTCACCACCAACATTACGCCGTGGCGGACGTGCCGGAATGGGTATGAATTCGGTTGGCAGTGGCAGTAGAACTGGACATAATGCCCAAGGAAATGAAACTATCGATGAGCACGACGACAGCAATTTACTATTGTTTGAAGGTATCGATGGTGCTTTGGCGCATTTAGAtgatattttcgatattataaagAATGGTGAAGTGACCGATGTGGAAAGTTTGGTAGAGAAATTCGGTATAGAATGTTTGTCGGCACGTGACAGACATGGCTATACACCCGGTCATTGGGTAGCGTTAAATGGCAACGTAGAAATGATGCGCTATTTAATTGAACGCAATGCACCAGTCGATTTACCGTGTTTGGGTACACAAGGCCCACGACCTATACACTGGGCCTGCCGCAAAGGTCATGCAGCAGTGGTACAAGTATTATTGCAAGCTGGTGTAGCCGTAAATGCGGCTGATTTTAAGGGTTTAACACCTCTCATGAGCGCCTGTATGTATGGGAAGACAGCAACTGCAGCCTACTTACTCGGTATGGGTGCATTA AATCATTTAACGGATATTAATGGTGATACCGCATTGCATTGGGCGGCCTACAAGGGACATGCAGATCTTATGCGTTTGCTTATGTATTCGGGTGTTGAGCTACAAAAAACTGACAATTTTGGTTCGACACCATTACATTTGGCTTGTCTATCTGGTAATATGACTTGCGTACgattgttgtgtgaaaaatccATTATGGATTTGGAACCGCGTGATAAGAATGGTAAAACTCCGATAATG TTGGCACAAGCTCATCAACATCAGGATATTGTACGTTTACTATACAACGAAGTTAAGAAAAAATCCCGTTGGATACCGTCTTTATCTGAAATTTGGGGATGGTTATTTGGTGGTGCAGGTGATTCCAAGGGCCCTTTACTGCTTTTCCTGTTTTCAGTGTTATTATGGGGATATCCAATGTACATGATAAGG GCTATACCAATTACCTGGAATATACTTCGCCGATCCCACTACTGTTTCATATATTGGAATGCAGTTATGTGGATTAGCTGGGTGATAGCTAACCGCCGTGATCCAGGCTATATACCACTCAGTTCTGATGCGTATTATCGAGCCATCAAGCAAATTCCATATTTCGATAAGTTGAAGAAACGCAATGTAATTTTGACACGTCTTTGCCATAGCTGTCGTTGTTTACGTCCATTGCGAGCAAAACACTGTCGTGTATGCAATCGATGCGTATCTTATTTCGATCACCATTGTCCGTTCATTTACAATTGTGTTGGCCTGCGGAACCGCATGTGGTTTTTCTTGTTTGTACTCTCGGTAGCGGTAAATTGTTCGTTTACAATTTACTTTGCATGCTATTGTGTGATGATTGAAGGTTTTACATTGCTCTATGTTTTGGGACTATTGGAAGCAGTATTATTTTGTGGACTTGGTTGGATATTAACTTGTACATCG ATATTACACGCTTGCATGAATTTAACAACCAACGAAATGTTTAATTACAAACGTTATCCATATTTGCGGGATAAACGAGGACGTTATCAAAATCCTTTCTCGCGTGGAcccattttaaatttattagaattCTTTGTATGCTTGCCGGATCGGAGCGATGAAAATGATCTACTTATGGAGGATAACATTTGA